From the genome of Papaver somniferum cultivar HN1 chromosome 2, ASM357369v1, whole genome shotgun sequence, one region includes:
- the LOC113351075 gene encoding putative disease resistance protein RGA1, with translation MAASTILQVLASPLLGTVFDSLRSLVETEFSLISGVNGEFNILVAVLSTMKDVIEDAEVKQLTEKPIRNWLRKIKDVTYDVEDFLEECKTDAVLRRSPQLSYKHLSLCLLLYVSKGLLDEKRRIIFLVDGQWFYAIKSRNNGS, from the coding sequence ATGGCTGCTTCAACAATTCTTCAAGTTTTAGCATCTCCACTTCTTGGAACTGTATTTGACAGCCTAAGATCCCTAGTGGAAACCGAATTCAGTCTAATTTCTGGAGTCAATGGAGAGTTCAACATTCTGGTCGCTGTGCTATCAACAATGAAAGATGTGATCGAGGATGCTGAAGTGAAGCAACTTACGGAAAAACCAATACGTAACTGGTTGAGGAAGATCAAAGATGTTACTTATGATGTTGAAGACTTCTTGGAAGAGTGCAAGACCGATGCTGTTTTAAGACGCTCGCCGCAGTTGAGCTATAAACATCTATCCCTTTGCTTACTGCTCTATGTTTCCAAAGGATTACTTGATGAGAAAAGAAGAATTATTTTTCTTGTGGATGGCCAATGGTTTTATGCAATCAAAAGTAGGAATAATGGATCTTGA